A single region of the Lycium barbarum isolate Lr01 chromosome 2, ASM1917538v2, whole genome shotgun sequence genome encodes:
- the LOC132626427 gene encoding uncharacterized protein LOC132626427, translated as MYRNLLQSLKPIKQCYKQVKDSMPNSADKEYMKVQCAQNKTLATLFRQMKSAVSKIKSRSLDAFRVFLKFYVRYERACGTANVGVTKMGRIAKQIKLSRREILESYVKGWLSKPSGHPYIVEYAANFAVAHDFGSPGAVIVTSLLDKKIHLAQIVVHGFNESC; from the exons ATGTATAGAAATTTGTTGCAGAGTCTTAAACCTATTAAACAATGCTACAAACAAGTTAAAGATTCAATGCCTAATAGTGCAGATAAAGAATATATGAAAGTTCAATGCGCACAAAACAAGACCTTAGCGACGCTCTTCAG ACAGATGAAAAGTGCGGTGAGCAAGATAAAGAGTAGATCATTGGACGCCTTCAGAGTTTTCCTGAAATTCTATGTTCGTTATGAGAGAGCATGTGGAACAG CTAATGTTGGTGTCACTAAAATGGGCAGAATTGCAAAGCAAATAAAG TTATCACGTCGGGAAATTTTGGAGTCTTATGTGAAGGGTTGGTTGTCCAAGCCTTCTGGCCATCCATATATAGTTGAATATGCTGCCAATTTCGCTGTAGCACACGATTTTGGTAGTCCTGGAGCTGTCATTGTTACAAGTCTCCTTGACAAAAAGATACACCTAGCGCAGATTGTTGTTCATGGCTTTAATGAAAGTTGTTGA